The Arachis hypogaea cultivar Tifrunner chromosome 14, arahy.Tifrunner.gnm2.J5K5, whole genome shotgun sequence genome has a segment encoding these proteins:
- the LOC114925205 gene encoding uncharacterized protein encodes MNHLKEINRDCYDKLFTLDPKLWTKSHFTFLAKSDMLMNNISEAFNGRILEARNKPILTIFEWIRCYLMTMFVEKKKKAEKYKGSVLSKPKKRLDIIAVRAMEWQAKWAGDLKFEVHHKNRMIMKRFVIDLMAGRCSCRLWGLCGMPCPHACCAIFEKGDNPEDYCSNYYSKAAYLATYGQSISLINGENMWPKIQCDTIIPPIFRVKPGR; translated from the coding sequence ATGAATCACCTAAAGGAGATCAACAGAGACTGTTATGACAAGTTGTTTACTTTGGATCCAAAATTGTGGACAAAGAGTCACTTCACATTTCTGGCCAAGAGTGACATGCTGATGAATAACATCTCAGAGGCATTCAATGGAAGAATCCTAGAGGCAAGAAACAAGCCAATTCTGACTATATTTGAATGGATTAGGTGCTACTTGATGACAATGTTtgtagagaaaaagaagaaggcagaGAAGTATAAGGGCTCTGTTTTGTCAAAACCCAAGAAACGGCTAGATATCATTGCGGTTAGAGCCATGGAGTGGCAAGCTAAATGGGCAGGAGACCTCAAGTTTGAAGTCCACCATAAGAATAGGATGATCATGAAAAGGTTTGTGATCGATTTGATGGCTGGAAGGTGTAGTTGTAGGTTATGGGGCTTATGTGGTATGCCCTGTCCACATGCTTGCTGTGCTATCTTTGAGAAGGGTGACAACCCGGAAGATTATTGTAGTAACTATTACAGCAAGGCAGCATACCTTGCTACATATGGGCAGTCAATATCACTAATCAATGGAGAAAACATGTGGCCAAAGATACAATGTGATACCATCATCCCTCCAATTTTCAGAGTTAAACCaggaaggtga